One genomic segment of Drosophila melanogaster chromosome 3R includes these proteins:
- the by gene encoding blistery, isoform D — protein MRTPYEESAAAADHKYQYQYTAANNNNNYYKNYNVNGNGQANGNGNLSGIGNGNGIGNGNGYGIPYHARENSLPFSYGIAKTSTPLRKTPTPTRVDSFLDFDFGPTNTNVNSNSSSNNGGTGDMIKPPTRLTSPLLVRKTLGNAVSPTSSTNTNTIANTYHYTSSSATPTPVRDNFEQLLRERREKVYNEYRNLDRESSGERARVAPAPPQRQYYPSDGYGIGLKNDSNGTLYRKSPSSNGKSTKYNYDFEFNLNLDDVRPEPTPYTTRNIHFEDLRLDQDVPDGVVNRRTMERNYHTINSLETTHKRQQLEPLEQLGAVYGQNHMEETLTRTRRDLSASTSTSKSTSPLPAIGVPAIAPASPIYATSTKRVSNPNTNGQQQMTPSPTSRPETPAFPVTPRTPFGASSSSSASLAPTTQLPPESIYQTGPRRGVPPALQPLEVSADSVQFARSSSQFWYKPNLTREDAIALLASAQPGTFLVRDSTTYKDSYGLVVRVSQPPPGSQELVRHFLIEPTKGGVHLKGCDDEPVFTSLSALVFEHSISQLALPCLLRLPDRDIVPPVRATTPAQQHLLAHGAATNVLWLYSCDTESLTGNEAIRKAIRQMYGQQPLPQPTEVHFKVSSQGITLTDNTRKKFFRKHYKADVISHCAIDPENRMWTSEGESDKKTIFAFVARRSHSSTDNQCHVFCDLSVSQPAAAIVSFANRTLPTEKLRNYVL, from the coding sequence ATGCGGACGCCGTACGAAGAAAGCGCTGCTGCCGCCGACCACAAATATCAATACCAATACACCGCGgccaataataacaataattactATAAAAACTATAATGTGAATGGCAATGGGCAggcgaatggaaatgggaatctAAGTGGAATTGgtaatggaaatggaattggAAACGGCAATGGATATGGAATACCTTATCACGCGCGCGAGAACTCGCTGCCATTTAGCTATGGCATAGCCAAAACTTCGACACCGTTGCGAAAAACTCCGACACCGACGCGAGTGGATAGTTTTCTAGACTTTGATTTCGGGCCAACGAATACGAATGTGAATTCGAATAGTTCTAGCAATAATGGCGGTACTGGCGATATGATAAAGCCACCAACACGTCTAACGAGCCCTTTGCTGGTGCGCAAAACGCTGGGCAATGCCGTTAGTCCCACCAGTTCGACCAATACCAACACCATAGCCAATACATACCACTACACGTCGAGCAGCGCAACGCCGACGCCGGTGAGAGATAATTTCGAGCAGCTGCTGCGGGAGCGACGCGAAAAGGTCTACAATGAATATAGGAATCTGGATAGGGAGTCGTCCGGGGAGCGGGCCAGAGTGGCACCCGCTCCGCCGCAGAGGCAATACTACCCGAGCGATGGCTATGGAATTGGGCTGAAGAACGATAGCAATGGAACCCTATACCGCAAGAGCCCCTCGTCTAATGGGAAATCAACGAAATACAACTACGATTTTGAGTTCAATCTGAATCTGGATGATGTTAGGCCCGAACCTACACCGTATACCACGAGGAATATTCACTTCGAGGATCTGCGGCTGGATCAGGATGTGCCAGATGGCGTGGTCAATCGGCGGACCATGGAACGCAATTATCACACAATTAACAGCTTGGAAACGACCCACAAACGCCAGCAGTTGGAGCCGTTGGAGCAACTGGGCGCCGTTTATGGCCAGAACCACATGGAGGAGACACTCACGCGCACTCGTCGCGATCTCTCCGCATCCACATCGACATCCAAGTCCACCTCGCCATTGCCGGCAATAGGAGTACCAGCTATAGCACCAGCTTCGCCCATTTATGCCACCAGTACGAAGAGAGTGAGCAACCCAAATACCAATGGCCAACAGCAGATGACGCCTAGTCCCACCAGTAGGCCAGAAACGCCCGCCTTTCCGGTCACGCCGCGCACGCCTTTTggggcatcatcatcatcatctgcgTCTCTGGCGCCGACGACCCAGTTGCCCCCAGAGTCGATCTACCAAACAGGGCCACGTCGTGGCGTACCGCCTGCACTGCAGCCACTCGAGGTGTCCGCCGATTCCGTACAATTTGCCCGTAGTTCGTCCCAGTTCTGGTACAAACCAAATCTCACTCGCGAAGATGCCATCGCTCTGCTGGCCTCTGCCCAGCCGGGCACGTTCCTGGTCAGGGACTCCACCACGTACAAGGATTCCTATGGCCTGGTGGTGCGGGTGTCCCAACCGCCTCCCGGTTCACAGGAGCTGGTGCGTCACTTCCTCATCGAGCCCACGAAGGGGGGAGTGCATCTGAAGGGCTGCGATGACGAGCCGGTGTTCACTTCACTGTCCGCCCTCGTCTTCGAGCATTCCATAAGCCAGCTGGCGTTGCCATGTCTCCTCCGTCTGCCCGATCGGGATATAGTACCACCGGTGCGGGCCACAACCCCTGCCCAGCAGCATCTATTGGCCCACGGAGCAGCCACCAATGTGCTGTGGCTCTACTCCTGCGACACGGAATCGCTGACAGGAAACGAGGCCATCCGCAAGGCCATCCGCCAGATGTACGGTCAGCAACCCTTGCCGCAGCCCACGGAGGTGCACTTCAAGGTCTCCTCGCAGGGCATCACGCTCACGGACAATACGCGCAagaagttcttccggaagCACTACAAGGCGGATGTTATCTCGCACTGTGCCATCGATCCGGAGAACAGGATGTGGACCAGTGAGGGCGAGTCTGACAAGAAGACCATCTTCGCCTTCGTGGCCAGGAGGTCGCACAGCTCCACGGACAACCAGTGCCATGTGTTCTGCGACCTGTCCGTCAGCCAGCCGGCGGCGGCGATTGTCTCGTTCGCCAATCGGACACTGCCCACCGAAAAGCTGCGCAACTACGTCCTGTAG
- the mura gene encoding murashka, isoform C — MLNSNATGGNNHGGSSRRPFTRNSSSVRSQRGGGGGLGGRMVYSPHTHPHVQQQQQQQQQQQQQGQQRSSNNGNNNLWLGNSPWCNVNLNGGNSGNNNNNGGNNNNNNGGNISSNNNSNNVNNKDANPNCDVQTSNSSGTCIYNNSKAHHHHNNSNNNGHTQSHIHTNHSLHQGHHHPHHTQMHTPHYPHSSSPQQSNSYRQYPPHSYSPNSPHSNGHTNSNASNNPISQRSNPQAHPNQNQNSNFYEMCTGSGGSHTYGSMSVSLVRLNPARLCLTLGPVTPPAQRVVSFGHRSHSHSNSSSNTSSSDQNQHNPPPRSQNHHPNPHHSQYQYQYQYQYRYQYHPPHQYHPLHSPQQQTNRQSLPLTRTNSNSINATTFNSTNPTTNSNPTDVVNVNSCTDIIPYGSSSTSSSASSMLPQQQQHQINNASAPINSHSQGQGPGNSPNLGHNHQRGYNNGNNNRGIGNGIVNGNTNGPPDYMNYRRGVCPAQSRDYSGNGNGNNNGHGHNGRRYMSDNLNNPSSSMNGLINSGHHQRNYNDRNLNNHFGNSEQNGGPDHRDRAEGSSYNFMRNGGGSGGGGYGRNGSHYQHMAYGNNNGASTSTGGPGLMGELPSGSGLSGSSLSLNNGPGGLNSDSPSRKRRRISGRPPNGPQPQHRCPMAHMQQGSPPLRRPRLRDVATSTQQQQQQYGHQVHHPQQQQQQPPSNYHPMHHHQPQPHYVPQQQVPPPHVQRSPWDLGSSGGSSGGATSSSSVGPILQQVQAPPQPPSHQQAVGYPQAPPQPASLMVDLNLNQVPVNLQLRPSEPFWASFCTYPIPAQARLAPCHLHGVYTQPFPAAPPPGLAAPPLQQQHQPLIQAQQMISQATLTAQQQQRDVVAIATANLGPIEAPGAHGHPHAHPHAHPHAHQLPPGIHITPLSGAAAAAATHHLHSTAAAAAAVAAGAQITTAQQILFSSDRRTFPPHRRIPRFWTANHGHRHVLPPQSLAAHQAPVQIQATSGIINPGFLLNFLAMFPLSPYNQHDLSSGDTNETENYEALLSLAERLGEAKPRGLTRNEIDQLPSYKFNPEVHNGDQSSCVVCMCDFELRQLLRVLPCSHEFHAKCVDKWLRSNRTCPICRGNASDYFDGVDQQQQSQATAGAAAALSGTSGGSAGVAGTSEASAATANPQQSQAA; from the exons ATGCTGAACTCGAATGCCACCGGCGGCAACAATCATGGGGGCAGCAGCCGTCGGCCCTTTACCCGCAATTCTTCATCGGTCCGCTCGCAAcgcggcggtggtggcgggcTGGGCGGTCGCATGGTATACTCGCCACACACACATCCGCAcgtccagcagcagcaacaacaacaacagcagcaacagcaacaggggCAGCAGCGGTCCAGCAataacggcaacaacaacctGTGGCTGGGCAACAGTCCGTGGTGCAACGTCAATTTAAACGGTggcaacagcggcaacaacaataacaacggtggcaacaacaacaataacaacggtggcaacatcagcagcaacaacaacagcaacaatgtcAATAACAAAGATGCAAACCCAAATTG CGATGTACAAACAAGTAATTCTAGCGGAACTTGTATTTATAACAATAGCAAAGCGCATCATCatcacaacaacagcaacaacaatggtcACACTCAGAGCCACATTCACACTAATCATTCCCTCCACCAAGGTCACCATCACCCCCACCACACCCAAATGCACACACCCCACTACCCGCATTCGAGTTCACCACAGCAGTCAAACAGTTACCGCCAATACCCACCGCATTCCTACTCCCCCAACTCCCCACACAGCAACGGCCATACAAACAGCAATGCTAGCAATAATCCCATTAGTCAGCGTAGTAATCCCCAAGCCCACCCCAACCAGAACCAAAATTCCAATTTTTACGAGATGTGTACGGGAAGTGGGGGATCCCACACCTATGGATCCATGTCCGTTTCCCTGGTGAGACTGAATCCTGCCCGTTTGTGCCTAACGCTTGGCCCTGTCACGCCGCCCGCCCAGCGAGTAGTATCCTTTGGCCACAgatcccattcccattccaatTCCAGTTCCAACACCAGTTCTAGTGATCAGAATCAGCATAACCCGCCGCCACGTAGTCAAAACCATCACCCCAATCCACATCATAGTCAGTACCAGTACCAATACCAGTACCAATACCGATACCAGTACCATCCGCCACACCAGTACCATCCATTGCATAGCCCACAGCAACAGACTAATCGCCAATCCCTTCCGCTAACACGAacgaattcaaattcaatcAACGCAACAACTTTCAATTCAACCAATCCAACAACAAATAGTAATCCTACTGATGTTGTGAATGTAAATTCTTGTACCGATATAATTCCTTATGGGTCTTCGTCAACGTCTTCGTCTGCGTCTTCGATGCTgccccaacaacaacaacatcaaatTAATAACGCATCCGCACCCATCAATAGCCACAGCCAAGGTCAGGGACCCGGAAATTCCCCCAATCTTGGCCACAATCACCAACGTGGCTACAACAACGGGAATAACAATCGGGGTATCGGGAACGGGATCGTAAATGGTAATACCAATGGACCACCCGATTATATGAACTACCGACGTGGCGTGTGTCCGGCTCAATCGCGGGACTATTCCGGcaacggaaatggaaataaCAACGGACATGGCCACAATGGACGTCGGTATATGTCCGATAACTTGAACAACCCGTCCTCATCCATGAATGGCCTGATCAATTCCGGACACCACCAGCGCAACTACAACGACAGGAACTTGAATAAC CACTTTGGAAACTCCGAACAGAACGGAGGACCCGACCATCGGGATCGAGCTGAGGGTTCTTCGTACAACTTTATGCGCAACGGAGGAGGTAGCGGGGGCGGTGGCTACGGACGCAATGGATCGCATTACCAGCACATGGCCTATGGTAATAACAACGGTGCGTCCACTTCGACCGGCGGACCAGGACTTATGGGTGAACTGCCCTCGGGTTCGGGCCTGTCGGGCTCTTCGCTGTCGCTGAACAACGGACCCGGAGGCCTCAACTCCGACAGTCCGTCGCGTAAGCGCCGCCGCATCTCCGGAAGACCCCCGAACGGACCACAGCCCCAACACCGTTGTCCGATGGCACAC ATGCAGCAGGGAAGTCCGCCACTTAGACGCCCGCGGTTGCGCGATGTGGCTACCTccacgcagcagcagcaacagcagtacgGCCATCAGGTTCATCAtcctcagcagcagcaacagcagccgccaTCCAACTATCACCCGATGCACCATCATCAGCCACAACCGCACTACGTTCCTCAGCAGCAGGTGCCACCGCCGCACGTCCAGCGTTCACCGTGGGATTTGGGCAGCAGTGGAGGAAGCTCGGGAGGAGCCACCTCCAGCAGCTCGGTGGGTCCCATTCTGCAGCAGGTGCAGGCGCCGCCGCAGCCACCGAGTCACCAGCAAGCGGTTGGCTATCCACAAGCACCGCCACAGCCCGCCTCCCTGATGGTGGACCTCAATCTGAACCAGGTGCCAGTGAACCTGCAGTTGCGTCCCTCGGAGCCCTTCTGGGCCTCCTTCTGCACCTATCCTATACCGGCGCAGGCTAGACTAGCACCCTGTCACTTGCACGGTGTCTACACGCAGCCATTCCCCGCCGCCCCACCACCAGGACTGGCCGCTCCTCCACTTCAACAACAGCATCAGCCACTTATTCAGG CCCAGCAAATGATTTCCCAGGCCACCTTGaccgcccagcagcagcagcgggatGTGGTGGCCATTGCAACGGCCAATCTGGGACCCATTGAAGCGCCGGGTGCCCATGGCCATCCTCACGCCCATCCTCATGCTCATCCGCATGCCCACCAGCTGCCGCCGGGCATCCATATCACGCCGCTGAGCggagcggcggcagcggccgCCACCCATCATCTACATTCCAcggcggcagctgcagcggccGTCGCTGCCGGCGCCCAGATAACCACCGCGCAGCAGATCCTCTTCTCATCGGACCGCCGCACATTCCCGCCCCACCGCCGCATACCGCGTTTCTGGACGGCGAACCATGGACATCGTCACGTCCTGCCGCCGCAGTCGCTCGCCGCCCACCAAGCTCCTGTCCAGATTCAGGCTACGTCGGGCATCATCAACCCTGGCTTCTTGCTCAATTTCCT GGCCATGTTCCCGCTGTCGCCTTATAACCAACATGATCTGAGCTCTGGCGACACCAATGAGACGGAGAACTACGAGGCGCTGCTCAGCCTGGCCGAGCGATTGGGTGAGGCCAAGCCGAGGGGACTCACCCGCAATGAGATCGATCAGTTGCCCAGCTACAAGTTCAACCCGGAGGTGCACAACG GCGACCAATCATCCTGTGTGGTGTGCATGTGTGACTTTGAGCTACGTCAGCTACTGCGCGTCCTGCCCTGTTCCCATGAATTCCACGCCAAGTGCGTGGACAAATGGCTGCGA TCGAATCGCACCTGCCCAATTTGCCGCGGCAATGCCTCCGACTACTTCGACGGCGTcgaccagcagcaacagtcgcAGGCAACAGCCGGAGCTGCGGCTGCATTGAGCGGCACGTCCGGCGGAAGTGCCGGAGTGGCGGGAACTTCCGAGGCTTCAGCGGCCACCGCCAATCCACAGCAGAGCCAAGCGGCCTAG
- the RnpS1 gene encoding RNA-binding protein S1 → MARAQSLAGEGEKEKDNKEKVAKEKDGKATSGSSRRDRERKRRGSASSSSDSRSSTSDSSSSRSSSGSSRSSSSSSSDSSSSSSSSSSDSDRSEKNRRRGGGAAGKDKDKDKPSARSRSRSRTRSPRRVSKSPRPGSKARKEPERDRDRRSRSRDRARRAGSNDRAAADSNNVKRERSRSASRSRSPRRRGRGSVERTPPPKRRERSRSRTRSPSPKQVRIHVGRLTRNVTKDHVFEIFSSFGDVKNVEFPVDRFHPNFGRGVAFVEYATPEDCESAMKHMDGGQIDGQEITVSPVVLVKQRPPMRRPSPPMRRPQNNRWRSPPQFNRFNNRGGGGGGGGGRRQSPMRNRRSPRRRSRSPIRRRRRSNSSDSSR, encoded by the exons AT ggcgCGTGCCCAGAGTCTCGCCGGCGAGGGTGAGAAGGAAAAGGACAACAAGGAGAAGGTCGCCAAAGAGAAGGACGGCAAGGCGACCAGCGGCTCCTCGCGCAGGGACCGCGAACGCAAACGCCGCGGATCGGCGTCCTCCAGCAGCGACTCCAGAAGCAG CACATCGGACAGCAGCTCTTCGCGGAGCAGTTCCGGGTCATCGCGTTCCAGCTCAAGCAGCTCCAGCGACTCCTCGAGctcctcatcatcgtcgtccAGCGATTCGGATCGCAGCGAGAAGAACCGAAGACGTGGCGGCGGCGCTGCTggcaaagacaaagacaaggATAAGCCCAGCGCCCGATCACGTTCCCGCTCTCGCACCCGTTCCCCCAGGCGTGTCTCCAAATCTCCAAGACCGGGCAGCAAGGCGCGAAAAGAGCCGGAGCGAGATCGCGATCGTCGTAGTCGGTCGAGGGATCGTGCCCGCCGTGCTGGATCCAACGATAGGGCAGCCGCCGATAGCAATAATGTTAAGCGGGAGCGTTCTCGCTCAGCCAGTCGTTCACGATCGCCACGCCGTCGTGGTCGCGGCTCCGTTGAGAGGACGCCGCCACCGAAGCGAAGGGAGCGCTCCCGTTCGCGGACTCGCTCGCCTTCGCCCAAACAGGTGCGCATTCATGTCGGTCGGCTTACCCGCAACGTTACCAAGGACCATGTGTTCGAGATATTTAGCAGCTTTGGGGATGTGAAGAATGTGGAGTTTCCCGTAGATCGTTTTCATCCTAACTTCGGACGCGGCGTGGCGTTTGTGGAATATGCCACACCCGAGGATTGTGAGTCGGCCATGAAGCATATGGATGGCGGGCAGATAGATGGCCAGGAGATTACGGTATCCCCGGTTGTCTTAGTAAAACAGAGGCCGCCCATGCGTCGTCCTTCGCCACCGATGCGCCGTCCGCAAAACAACCGCTGGCGATCCCCACCCCAGTTCAATAGGTTCAACAATcgtggaggaggtggtggcggcggcggcggacgTCGTCAGTCACCCATGAGGAACCGGCGTTCACCACGGCGTCGCTCCCGCTCCCCCATTCGTCGTCGACGCCGCAGCAATAGCAGTGACAGCTCTCGTTAG
- the CG9386 gene encoding uncharacterized protein: MAAVEEAQFWQAIGILIKNYHALNKKIFEVVITQVTKQQNGRVCESSAEELAMSLKEDPSQRTCTGFTIGFKLLSKKLAENILGTGIVDFENCLYECQFASDSIEGFSVGLLGGEFKLKSKSNTNWLEFVLRPKLLSWSQSKQDEAKVKSLGLVNVEKYNDLYKELKQRHSQRLLEHWKTAQESTDPLKFIYEDLAIAAYLIVLWSQTQSEPTAFADLGCGNGLLVHVLNAEGYKGYGYDIRKRKLWSLYPPDTQRSLIEKAVEPNSFRLDFPGVDWLIGNHSDELSPWLPVLAGRLNINYFLLPCCPFELSGAKFRRRNTKISAYQDFFQYVTQVSHECGYEILQDRLKIPSTKRLALLGIKRKASKAIEDLEYFVQEELRKYKTGDAKIKLREKEESVRNCTQVDKTIIDGLVFKIFKLILDSNEDKWSGRLPMREIAQALTKEELSGIKSECGGIKTLLRNKHEVFEFCGGDLIGIRTPKPTATLPKSHLTIKKRSCFFKLHHPLGCPLDDAECSFIH, encoded by the exons ATGGCAGCAGTAGAAGAAGCACAATTCTGGCAAGCGATTGGAATACTGATCAAAAACTATCATGCTTTGAATAAAAAGATATTCGAGGTAGTCATTACCCAAGTGACAAAGCAGCAGAATGGGCGAGTGTGTGAATCCAGTGCGGAGGAGTTGGCGATGTCTCTAAAAGAGGATCCAAGCCAGCGCACGTGCACAGGATTTACGATCGGATTCAAACTGCTGTCCAAGAAACTGGCGGAAAACATCCTAGGCACCGGAATTGTGG ATTTTGAGAATTGTCTCTATGAGTGCCAATTTGCCAGCGATAGCATTGAAGGCTTTTCCGTGGGCCTCCTTGGAGGAGAGTTTAAACTGAAGTCCAAATCGAACACCAACTGGTTGGAATTTGTGCTCAGACCAAAGCTCTTAAGCTGGTCTCAGTCCAAGCAGGATGAAGCAAAGGTGAAGTCACTAGGTTTGGTTAATGTGGAAAAGTACAATGATCTGTACAAGGAGTTGAAACAGAGGCATTCACAACGCCTGCTGGAACACTGGAAGACCGCACAGGAGTCCACGGATCCGCTCAAGTTCATTTACGAGGATTTGGCTATCGCTGCTTATCTTATAGTTTTGTGGAGTCAAACACAATCGGAGCCCACTGCCTTCGCTGATTTGGGTTGTGGAAACGGTCTGTTAGTTCATGTCCTCAACGCCGAGGGCTACAAAGGGTATGGCTACGATATAAGAAAGCGAAAGCTATGGTCCCTCTATCCACCGGATACCCAAAGGAGCCTCATTGAAAAGGCCGTGGAGCCcaacagcttccgcttggattTTCCGGGTGTGGATTGGTTGATTGGTAACCATTCGGACGAGTTGTCTCCTTGGCTACCGGTTTTGGCTGGTCGTTTGAACATTAACTATTTCCTACTGCCCTGCTGTCCCTTTGAACTGTCGGGAGCCAAGTTTCGCAGGCGGAATACGAAGATAAGTGCCTACCAGGATTTCTTTCAATACGTCACTCAGGTCTCTCATGAATGTGGCTATGAGATCCTACAAGACCGTCTAAAAATACCAAGCACCAAGCGATTGGCTCTGCTGGGAATTAAGAGAAAAGCCTCAAAGGCTATTGAAGATCTGGAGTACTTTGTCCAAGAAGAGCTAAGAAAGTATAAGACCGGAGATGCCAAAATTAAGCTGCGCGAGAAGGAGGAGAGCGTTCGAAATTGCACGCAGGTGGATAAGACCATAATTGATGGTCTAGTGTTTAAGATCTTCAAACTGATTCTGGACTCTAACGAAGATAAATGGTCTGGTCGTCTGCCCATGAGAGAGATTGCCCAGGCTCTCACCAAGGAGGAGCTGAGTGGCATTAAATCCGAGTGCGGCGGCATCAAAACATTGCTGCGCAATAAACACGAAGTTTTCGAATTCTGCGGTGGTGATCTCATAGGAATAAGAACCCCTAAACCAACGGCTACTCTCCCCAAATCCCATTTGACCATCAAGAAACGTAGCTGCTTTTTCAAGCTTCATCATCCGCTGGGATGTCCTCTCGATGATGCTGAGTGCTCGTTTATACACTAA
- the mura gene encoding murashka, isoform A, producing the protein MLNSNATGGNNHGGSSRRPFTRNSSSVRSQRGGGGGLGGRMVYSPHTHPHVQQQQQQQQQQQQQGQQRSSNNGNNNLWLGNSPWCNVNLNGGNSGNNNNNGGNNNNNNGGNISSNNNSNNVNNKDANPNCHSQGQGPGNSPNLGHNHQRGYNNGNNNRGIGNGIVNGNTNGPPDYMNYRRGVCPAQSRDYSGNGNGNNNGHGHNGRRYMSDNLNNPSSSMNGLINSGHHQRNYNDRNLNNHFGNSEQNGGPDHRDRAEGSSYNFMRNGGGSGGGGYGRNGSHYQHMAYGNNNGASTSTGGPGLMGELPSGSGLSGSSLSLNNGPGGLNSDSPSRKRRRISGRPPNGPQPQHRCPMAHMQQGSPPLRRPRLRDVATSTQQQQQQYGHQVHHPQQQQQQPPSNYHPMHHHQPQPHYVPQQQVPPPHVQRSPWDLGSSGGSSGGATSSSSVGPILQQVQAPPQPPSHQQAVGYPQAPPQPASLMVDLNLNQVPVNLQLRPSEPFWASFCTYPIPAQARLAPCHLHGVYTQPFPAAPPPGLAAPPLQQQHQPLIQAQQMISQATLTAQQQQRDVVAIATANLGPIEAPGAHGHPHAHPHAHPHAHQLPPGIHITPLSGAAAAAATHHLHSTAAAAAAVAAGAQITTAQQILFSSDRRTFPPHRRIPRFWTANHGHRHVLPPQSLAAHQAPVQIQATSGIINPGFLLNFLAMFPLSPYNQHDLSSGDTNETENYEALLSLAERLGEAKPRGLTRNEIDQLPSYKFNPEVHNGDQSSCVVCMCDFELRQLLRVLPCSHEFHAKCVDKWLRSNRTCPICRGNASDYFDGVDQQQQSQATAGAAAALSGTSGGSAGVAGTSEASAATANPQQSQAA; encoded by the exons ATGCTGAACTCGAATGCCACCGGCGGCAACAATCATGGGGGCAGCAGCCGTCGGCCCTTTACCCGCAATTCTTCATCGGTCCGCTCGCAAcgcggcggtggtggcgggcTGGGCGGTCGCATGGTATACTCGCCACACACACATCCGCAcgtccagcagcagcaacaacaacaacagcagcaacagcaacaggggCAGCAGCGGTCCAGCAataacggcaacaacaacctGTGGCTGGGCAACAGTCCGTGGTGCAACGTCAATTTAAACGGTggcaacagcggcaacaacaataacaacggtggcaacaacaacaataacaacggtggcaacatcagcagcaacaacaacagcaacaatgtcAATAACAAAGATGCAAACCCAAATTG CCACAGCCAAGGTCAGGGACCCGGAAATTCCCCCAATCTTGGCCACAATCACCAACGTGGCTACAACAACGGGAATAACAATCGGGGTATCGGGAACGGGATCGTAAATGGTAATACCAATGGACCACCCGATTATATGAACTACCGACGTGGCGTGTGTCCGGCTCAATCGCGGGACTATTCCGGcaacggaaatggaaataaCAACGGACATGGCCACAATGGACGTCGGTATATGTCCGATAACTTGAACAACCCGTCCTCATCCATGAATGGCCTGATCAATTCCGGACACCACCAGCGCAACTACAACGACAGGAACTTGAATAAC CACTTTGGAAACTCCGAACAGAACGGAGGACCCGACCATCGGGATCGAGCTGAGGGTTCTTCGTACAACTTTATGCGCAACGGAGGAGGTAGCGGGGGCGGTGGCTACGGACGCAATGGATCGCATTACCAGCACATGGCCTATGGTAATAACAACGGTGCGTCCACTTCGACCGGCGGACCAGGACTTATGGGTGAACTGCCCTCGGGTTCGGGCCTGTCGGGCTCTTCGCTGTCGCTGAACAACGGACCCGGAGGCCTCAACTCCGACAGTCCGTCGCGTAAGCGCCGCCGCATCTCCGGAAGACCCCCGAACGGACCACAGCCCCAACACCGTTGTCCGATGGCACAC ATGCAGCAGGGAAGTCCGCCACTTAGACGCCCGCGGTTGCGCGATGTGGCTACCTccacgcagcagcagcaacagcagtacgGCCATCAGGTTCATCAtcctcagcagcagcaacagcagccgccaTCCAACTATCACCCGATGCACCATCATCAGCCACAACCGCACTACGTTCCTCAGCAGCAGGTGCCACCGCCGCACGTCCAGCGTTCACCGTGGGATTTGGGCAGCAGTGGAGGAAGCTCGGGAGGAGCCACCTCCAGCAGCTCGGTGGGTCCCATTCTGCAGCAGGTGCAGGCGCCGCCGCAGCCACCGAGTCACCAGCAAGCGGTTGGCTATCCACAAGCACCGCCACAGCCCGCCTCCCTGATGGTGGACCTCAATCTGAACCAGGTGCCAGTGAACCTGCAGTTGCGTCCCTCGGAGCCCTTCTGGGCCTCCTTCTGCACCTATCCTATACCGGCGCAGGCTAGACTAGCACCCTGTCACTTGCACGGTGTCTACACGCAGCCATTCCCCGCCGCCCCACCACCAGGACTGGCCGCTCCTCCACTTCAACAACAGCATCAGCCACTTATTCAGG CCCAGCAAATGATTTCCCAGGCCACCTTGaccgcccagcagcagcagcgggatGTGGTGGCCATTGCAACGGCCAATCTGGGACCCATTGAAGCGCCGGGTGCCCATGGCCATCCTCACGCCCATCCTCATGCTCATCCGCATGCCCACCAGCTGCCGCCGGGCATCCATATCACGCCGCTGAGCggagcggcggcagcggccgCCACCCATCATCTACATTCCAcggcggcagctgcagcggccGTCGCTGCCGGCGCCCAGATAACCACCGCGCAGCAGATCCTCTTCTCATCGGACCGCCGCACATTCCCGCCCCACCGCCGCATACCGCGTTTCTGGACGGCGAACCATGGACATCGTCACGTCCTGCCGCCGCAGTCGCTCGCCGCCCACCAAGCTCCTGTCCAGATTCAGGCTACGTCGGGCATCATCAACCCTGGCTTCTTGCTCAATTTCCT GGCCATGTTCCCGCTGTCGCCTTATAACCAACATGATCTGAGCTCTGGCGACACCAATGAGACGGAGAACTACGAGGCGCTGCTCAGCCTGGCCGAGCGATTGGGTGAGGCCAAGCCGAGGGGACTCACCCGCAATGAGATCGATCAGTTGCCCAGCTACAAGTTCAACCCGGAGGTGCACAACG GCGACCAATCATCCTGTGTGGTGTGCATGTGTGACTTTGAGCTACGTCAGCTACTGCGCGTCCTGCCCTGTTCCCATGAATTCCACGCCAAGTGCGTGGACAAATGGCTGCGA TCGAATCGCACCTGCCCAATTTGCCGCGGCAATGCCTCCGACTACTTCGACGGCGTcgaccagcagcaacagtcgcAGGCAACAGCCGGAGCTGCGGCTGCATTGAGCGGCACGTCCGGCGGAAGTGCCGGAGTGGCGGGAACTTCCGAGGCTTCAGCGGCCACCGCCAATCCACAGCAGAGCCAAGCGGCCTAG